In Pseudomonadota bacterium, the DNA window GACACGCATCTTGCTGCTCCACTCGAACCGCCTCTTCAGAGAGGGGCTGACCGCCCTTCTTCGCACCCATGACGCGATCAGCGTTGTGCTCTCCACCAGCTCCCCGGACGAGGCGACACGGTCGACAAGGCCCCTGCGCCCTCACCTGGCGCTCGTGGAGATGCGCGACGAGACCACGCTTCAAGCGTGCCGCGCCATCCATGCCGCCCACCCTCGGCTGCCCATCGTCCTGCTCGGCGGCACGGCCGACCTCGCGCTGATCGTGCGCGCACTGCGAGAAGGGGGCAGCATCTACCTTCCTTCGGACGCCGACCCGTCGAGCCTGCTCATCAGTATCAGGCAGGCGCGTCAAGAGGGGCGTGCCGTCGGACCCCGCCTGTCCACGCCTCACAGCGGCCCCGTATCTGACCCGCTGCTCAGCCCTCGGGAGCGCGACGTGCTGCGCCTCGTCGCGAAAGGGCACGCGAACCGCTTGATCGGCAGGCGTCTGGCCATCAGCGAGAACACGGTGCGCAATCATCTGGCCAATGCCTACCAGAAGCTCGAGGTAAGCGACCGCACACGAGCCGCCCTCATCGCCCTGCAACGGGGGCTGCTGTAGCGCGCAGCCCACGCGGCTCACTCGCTGGCGCTTCCCCCGAGGCGCAGGTTGTAGTTCTGGAGCATCGCATCCATCTGGGTGCTCTGACCGGACTTCTTCATCACCGTCTGCTCCCGCACCATTCCCACACCCTTGCAGTACCAGCGCTTGGTCTGGATCTCAGCGCCATCCGCGGAACGTCCCCTGATGAGCACCAGCAGCGCAGTCTCGTCGCGACCGAGAACATTGAGACGTCTCAGCCCCTTGATCTCGAAGACGAGCAACGCCGAACCCTGAGACGCGGGCGCCTGCCAGGTCCAGTGAACCCCTTCGCGCAGGGGATGGCGGGCCAGGGTCTCTGGCGGGTCGAGGAAGAGCTCGGTGCCGCCGTGAACCCGCTTGAGCACCTCGACGCTGGATGCGCCGACAGAGATGCTCTCTCGCTGCACGCTCTCGGTCGCGTCTCCCACGAAGCTCTCCAGGACCCAGCAGGTCACCCCGTTCACCACTTCCTGATGGGTCACCCGCATGACGACGCGATTGTAGTTGGAGCGATACTCCCACGTGTTGCCCAGGGCCAGGGGGAAGTAGTCGGCCAGCCTCCCCATCGATGACGGAGCGGAGGTCGTGGCGCGTTCGAAGAGGTTCCAGCGATCCTTTGCTGGCGACGCGAAGGGGTGCGCGCTCCCGGCCGAAGGCGTAGCGGAAGGCGTAGCGGAAGGCGCCGCGGGAAGGCCAGAGGGCGGGAGCCCGCGCGACGGGGGAACCGCCGACGGCGAACCTGGCGGTGCCGCCACGGCGGGCGCCAGGACGAGCAGCAGGGCAAGGGTCACGCTGGCCACGCCCCCGAGTGTGCGCGGCACGGAGACGCTCGGTGCGTCTGCTGGCAGCGCGGAGAGCGGGCGAGGCGGGGCGGGCGCGAAGAGAAGCGCGCGCAGCGGAACGCCGACGAGCAGGACGAGAGCGAAGAGGTAGAGACCCGGCCAGAGCGGCGCGATGACCAGGAAGAGAAGCGACATGTAGAGCATCTCTGCGCCGTACAGCTCCCACGGCCGCTTCAGGAGCGAGACATGCTCGACGGTGGCCGCGCACGACGGGCACCTGCGATTCGCGAGATCGATATCGCCCGCACAGAGAGGACAGAACGGTCGCAGCGCGTGCAGCTCAAGCACCACGTTCGCAACCCGCTCACAGATCTCGCGGACCAGGCCCGGCGCGTCGGACAAGGGGAGCACAAGGGAGCTGTCGAGGCGAATGCGCCGCTTCGGTCCCTGCAGGTCGAAGCGCCTCGCCCACGCCTGCCCGTCACGGGTGACGTCAACGCGGATCCGGGCGCTCTTCACGTCTCTCCAGGTCACGATCTGCTCTCCCCCCTCATCGTTGAAGCAGAGGGTTCGACGGTTCGTGGAGAGGCGCACACCCGCGAGTCGCTTCTGGCGAAAGACGCGACGCGACGAGATCAGGAAGATGAGATACATGGCCGCAAGCCCCATGGTGAACGCGCCCGGCGCTTCCTCGAGGCGGGCTCTCACGGCCGGATGCAGCCGCGAGATGACGACGAAGGAGATCATGAGCGCCAGGGTGAGCCAGGTCATGACCTCGCCGACCCGACCGCCTTTGGGCGTCGTACCGTAGCCGTGCTCTGCCACCCGCTGCCTGCTCTCCTCTGCCCAGACGTCCCCGCGTTCCGAGGGCTCGAATCACACCTCACGCGGGATGACGGGGAGGATTTGCGGCCCGCTGCGCAGTTCCTTCAGTCAGCACCCGCTTGTGGGCGCCCATGTTCACATCGCGGAAACAATTTGTTCAGCAACTGTTCACATGCAGAAGTGTCTTGCCGTGATATAGTCAATCTAGTAGGATGGAGAGGGATCTCAGCCGCCGACCACGCGACGACGGTCCCGCCCAAATGCACACAGGGGGTTTCTCATGCTGGAAGGCGTTCAGAGCATCATCGGCCGCATCCAGGAGATCGAGACGTCGTTCCAGGCACGCGGTTCCGTGCCGGAGATCAGTTTCCAGCAGCAGTTCCAGCAGGCGCAGTCCGCGCTTGCGGGCGCCTCGTTCACACCCAACGCCCTCGCGTCGCAGATGCCCGGGGCGCCGAGCGTGCAGCCGTTCCTGAGCAATGTGAACCCCTCGCTCTGGAGCATGATGAATCCCGCGGGAATGGCCACCCCCACCACGAGCACCGCGCTCTTCAACCTTCCTGGCACGGCGCTCGAGCGCGCTGCAGCCTCGCAAGACGGACGTCAGTACTGGGGCAACTCGTGCGCGCACGCGGTGAACGACGTGCTCAAGTCGATGGGCATCGACATCAAGGACAAGGTCAAGGGGAACACCGAGTGGGTTCCCAACTACGCCGACCTCGGTCAGAAGGTCGGCTCGCTCAACGATATGCGCCCGGGCGATCTGGTGATCTACAACAACGAGATCGGCCAGGGCGGCTTCGATCACATCGGTATCTACGCCGGCAACGGCGAAGCCTGGAACGTGTCATCGGCCGCCGGTCACAAGTGGGTCAAGACCAAGGTCGGCGAGACCCGCTTCCAGGAAGGCCGCCGCATCACAGTCCCGATGTAGCTCGGCAGCTGTCTGAGCAGACCGGATCAGAAGAGGGCCGCGCGTCGCGCGGCCCTCTTCTGTCTGCCCGCAATCTCGCGGCGCCGGTCAGACGCCGACAGCCTGTCGCTCGCGCACGTCGAACTCGAGCTTCCAACGCCCCTCTCCCTCGCGAGCCACGCACCAGAGCTCAAGCGTGCCCACTTCCGTCACCACCGACCGCAGGCGCACCGGCATCAGCTGTCCGGGCTTGTCAGAACCGGTGGCCGCAAGCTCCACGGTGAGGGTGGCGATCTCCTCGAGCTCTTCCTCGTCCCAGTCCTCGAGCGTTGCACCGACCCCGTCATCCCGTCGAAGGGCTGAAGCCAGGAAGCGGAACTCGGCGGGCTCACCGACCACGAGACCGAACTCCTGGTCGGGAAGATCGGCCTGGGTGCCCTCTTCCATGCCGAGGGGCGCCACGCAGACCGCCTTGAGCGGAGGAGGCAGACCCGGAATGGCGGGACGCGCCACCTCGACCCCTACGAAGTAGGCCTTCGACGTGCCTCCGCGGATGCGAATGCCCTTGCCGTGCCTCACACGCCCATACGCCGAGGCGCCGCGCGCCACAGCCAGATCGAGATCGTCGCTGGCCAGCTCACGTGCGGGCTCGCTCCCCTCCCCGCTCAGCCACCCCTCGAGCAGGTGCAGCACGCGCTCTCGCAACCGAGACG includes these proteins:
- a CDS encoding DNA-binding response regulator — translated: TRILLLHSNRLFREGLTALLRTHDAISVVLSTSSPDEATRSTRPLRPHLALVEMRDETTLQACRAIHAAHPRLPIVLLGGTADLALIVRALREGGSIYLPSDADPSSLLISIRQARQEGRAVGPRLSTPHSGPVSDPLLSPRERDVLRLVAKGHANRLIGRRLAISENTVRNHLANAYQKLEVSDRTRAALIALQRGLL